From the candidate division WOR-3 bacterium genome, one window contains:
- the gap gene encoding type I glyceraldehyde-3-phosphate dehydrogenase, translating into MAEKVKLAINGFGRIGRLVGRLVATHPRIELVGVNDITDAGTLSHLLQYDSVHGRFKEKVSAEGDELVIAGRRAKVFAVKNLVELPWRSLGVDIVLESTGLYRSYEKASGHLAAGARKVVISAPPKGEGIKSIVMGVNQNSYDPKNDHIISNASCTTNCVVPVAKVLHERFRIVRGYMTTVHAYTNDQRILDLPHSDLRRARAAALSMIPTSTGAAKLIGVIFPELKGKIDGMAIRVPTPDVSIVDLACVVEKKTSVEEVNLAFKQAAEGELKGILQYETAPLVSVDLVGNPHSAILDAGLTAVVDGNLVKVYAWYDNEFGYACRLVDLIEYIAERL; encoded by the coding sequence ATGGCAGAAAAGGTTAAACTGGCAATAAATGGGTTCGGCAGAATCGGTCGGCTGGTCGGTCGGCTGGTGGCAACCCATCCAAGGATTGAACTTGTGGGTGTGAATGACATCACCGATGCGGGGACACTCTCGCACCTTTTGCAATACGATTCGGTTCATGGCAGATTCAAGGAAAAGGTGAGTGCGGAGGGTGATGAGTTGGTGATTGCGGGCAGGAGGGCAAAGGTTTTTGCCGTCAAGAATCTTGTTGAGTTGCCCTGGAGAAGCCTGGGTGTTGATATTGTTCTTGAGTCAACCGGTCTTTACCGGAGTTATGAGAAGGCGAGCGGTCATCTGGCTGCTGGTGCGCGTAAGGTGGTCATCTCCGCACCGCCAAAGGGTGAGGGGATTAAGTCAATCGTGATGGGTGTGAATCAAAACTCCTATGACCCGAAAAATGACCACATCATCTCCAACGCATCGTGCACGACCAACTGTGTTGTGCCGGTGGCGAAGGTGCTGCATGAGCGTTTCAGAATCGTCAGGGGTTATATGACCACAGTTCACGCCTATACCAATGACCAGCGGATTCTTGATCTGCCCCATTCTGACCTGCGCCGGGCAAGGGCAGCAGCCCTCTCTATGATTCCGACATCAACCGGTGCGGCAAAACTCATCGGCGTCATCTTTCCGGAACTGAAGGGGAAGATTGACGGGATGGCGATAAGGGTGCCGACCCCGGATGTGTCCATCGTTGACCTTGCCTGTGTGGTGGAGAAAAAAACCAGTGTTGAGGAGGTCAATCTTGCCTTCAAACAGGCGGCAGAGGGGGAACTGAAAGGGATTTTACAGTACGAGACCGCGCCGTTGGTTTCGGTTGACCTTGTGGGCAATCCGCACTCGGCAATCCTTGATGCCGGGTTGACCGCGGTTGTTGATGGCAACTTGGTCAAGGTTTATGCCTGGTATGACAATGAGTTCGGCTATGCCTGCCGACTGGTTGACCTGATTGAATACATTGCGGAAAGGCTTTAG
- a CDS encoding phosphoglycerate kinase, with the protein MPKLSVKALDTLGRRVFVRVDFNCPLNERGEITDDSRIRASVPTIELLLNKGATVVLGSHLGKPKGKPDKKFSLKVVAERLEQLLGKRVYFAPDCVGFEVVRFLKDVPAKGLVLLENLRFHPGEERNSPEFAKALASLVDLYVNDAFGTAHRAHASTVGMARFFSQPAAGLLLEKELYYLSPLLGNPTRPFVVVIGGAKVSDKAGVIRNLLPKVDRLLLGGGVAFNFLLAQGVSIGRSICEPDLLKDISDLKDDPRLVVPVDVVVAKNAGVLEGKNVRVEEIGPEDIGLDIGKETAGIFSEIITGAKTVVWAGPMGMFEKEPFAQGTFAVAEAMARATALGATTIVGGGDTGAAVRRAGLDNRMSHISTGGGATLEFLEGKVLPGVAVLAEAE; encoded by the coding sequence ATGCCCAAACTTTCGGTGAAGGCGCTTGACACACTCGGGAGAAGGGTTTTTGTGCGGGTGGATTTCAATTGCCCTTTGAATGAGCGGGGTGAGATTACCGATGACAGTCGAATTCGCGCGTCAGTGCCAACGATTGAGCTTCTACTAAATAAGGGGGCGACGGTTGTTTTGGGCTCACATTTGGGCAAACCAAAAGGCAAGCCTGACAAAAAATTCAGCCTTAAAGTGGTGGCGGAGCGTCTTGAACAACTTTTGGGCAAAAGGGTCTATTTTGCGCCGGACTGCGTTGGGTTTGAGGTGGTGAGGTTCCTCAAGGATGTGCCCGCTAAGGGTCTTGTCCTTTTAGAGAACCTGCGGTTTCATCCGGGTGAGGAAAGGAACAGCCCGGAATTTGCCAAGGCGCTGGCTTCACTGGTTGACCTCTATGTCAACGATGCCTTTGGAACTGCCCATCGGGCACATGCATCCACCGTTGGAATGGCAAGGTTTTTTTCGCAACCGGCTGCCGGTCTTCTCCTGGAAAAGGAGCTTTATTATCTTTCGCCTTTGCTTGGTAATCCTACTAGACCTTTTGTGGTGGTAATCGGGGGTGCCAAGGTTTCAGACAAGGCAGGGGTGATAAGGAATCTTTTACCTAAGGTGGACAGACTTTTGCTTGGTGGGGGTGTTGCCTTTAACTTTCTTTTAGCGCAGGGGGTTTCAATCGGCAGGTCAATATGTGAGCCCGATTTATTAAAAGATATTAGTGATCTGAAGGATGACCCGCGGCTGGTTGTACCGGTGGATGTGGTGGTGGCAAAAAATGCCGGTGTTTTGGAAGGCAAAAATGTGAGGGTGGAGGAGATTGGACCAGAGGATATTGGGCTGGATATTGGCAAGGAGACCGCTGGCATCTTCAGTGAGATAATTACGGGGGCAAAGACGGTTGTTTGGGCAGGACCTATGGGTATGTTTGAGAAAGAGCCGTTTGCCCAGGGGACATTTGCTGTTGCTGAAGCGATGGCAAGGGCGACAGCATTAGGGGCAACAACGATTGTCGGTGGCGGCGATACCGGGGCGGCGGTGAGAAGGGCGGGATTGGACAATAGGATGAGCCACATCTCAACCGGTGGTGGAGCAACACTTGAGTTTCTTGAGGGGAAGGTACTGCCGGGTGTTGCCGTTTTGGCTGAGGCGGAGTGA
- the tpiA gene encoding triose-phosphate isomerase, producing MQRRLLIAGNWKMNKGVNEARLFVQELVKRVGDSLNCEVAVFPPFTSIPAVADVLRESHITYGAQNMHWEEKGAFTGEVSPVFLKELGCTYCIIGHSERRHFFGEGDEACNLKVRAAIAYGLRPILCCGETLQERQGGETISVIRRQLEKGLKGIAQPEFEIAYEPVWAIGTGQNATPEQAQEVHSYIRRWLEDNLPLGAKDVRIIYGGSVKPENVRDLLQEPEIDGVLVGGASLDLDDFVAIVNACTGQKGK from the coding sequence ATGCAGAGGCGCCTACTTATTGCCGGTAACTGGAAGATGAACAAGGGTGTGAATGAGGCAAGGTTGTTTGTTCAGGAGTTGGTGAAGAGGGTGGGCGATTCTTTGAATTGCGAGGTGGCGGTTTTTCCCCCTTTTACCTCAATTCCGGCGGTGGCTGATGTTTTGCGGGAAAGTCATATTACCTATGGTGCGCAGAATATGCACTGGGAGGAGAAGGGTGCTTTTACCGGTGAGGTTTCTCCGGTTTTTTTGAAGGAGCTTGGGTGCACCTACTGTATTATCGGTCATTCGGAAAGGCGCCACTTTTTCGGTGAGGGTGATGAGGCGTGTAACCTCAAGGTGCGGGCAGCCATTGCTTATGGTCTGAGACCGATTCTCTGCTGCGGTGAGACCCTGCAGGAGCGGCAGGGTGGTGAGACTATCAGCGTCATCAGGCGCCAACTGGAAAAAGGCTTAAAGGGGATTGCCCAGCCAGAATTTGAAATTGCCTATGAGCCGGTATGGGCGATTGGCACAGGTCAGAATGCCACTCCAGAGCAGGCACAGGAGGTTCATTCCTATATAAGGCGTTGGCTTGAAGATAACCTGCCCCTTGGGGCAAAGGATGTGCGAATTATCTATGGAGGGAGTGTAAAACCTGAAAATGTTAGGGATCTCCTGCAGGAACCTGAAATTGACGGTGTTTTGGTGGGGGGCGCCAGTCTCGACCTGGATGATTTTGTGGCGATTGTCAATGCTTGCACTGGTCAAAAAGGGAAATGA